In the genome of Taurinivorans muris, one region contains:
- the hemB gene encoding porphobilinogen synthase encodes MEFYRGRRLRGSAALRDLMAETQVTVNDLIMPYFVVETDDENFKSPISSMPGQYQLSLKQLDETVKKAVQHGLKSILLFGIPKRKDPIASEAYNENGIVQQAVRMLKKNFPELIVITDVCLCEYTSHGHCGLLHEGDSKGLVLNDSTLKLLAKTALSHAKAGADIVAPSDMMDGRILAIRQTLDEEGFQQTPIMSYAVKYASAYYGPFRDAAESTPKFGDRRTYQMDCRNISEAMREMHADIEEGADIFIIKPAGAYQDIIRMVYDSTNVPLAAYQVSGEYSMIKAAGINGWINEEAIIMESLIGMKRAGAKLIITYFAEELLEKGLVK; translated from the coding sequence ATTTTATCGAGGAAGAAGACTTCGCGGCAGCGCTGCGCTTCGCGATTTAATGGCGGAAACACAAGTCACTGTAAATGATTTAATCATGCCCTATTTTGTAGTTGAAACTGATGATGAAAACTTTAAAAGCCCTATTTCCTCCATGCCGGGACAATATCAGTTATCTTTAAAACAACTCGATGAAACAGTAAAAAAAGCCGTGCAGCACGGCTTAAAGTCCATACTTCTTTTCGGTATTCCAAAAAGAAAAGACCCTATCGCCTCCGAAGCATATAATGAAAACGGCATTGTTCAGCAAGCCGTACGAATGCTTAAAAAGAATTTTCCGGAACTTATCGTCATTACCGATGTCTGCCTTTGTGAATACACTTCCCACGGTCATTGCGGACTTCTGCACGAAGGCGACAGCAAAGGGCTTGTCCTCAATGACAGCACTTTGAAATTATTGGCTAAAACCGCTCTTTCCCATGCTAAGGCGGGAGCCGACATCGTCGCCCCCTCCGATATGATGGACGGACGTATTTTAGCAATACGCCAAACTCTTGACGAAGAAGGGTTCCAGCAAACCCCGATTATGTCTTATGCTGTGAAATACGCTTCCGCCTATTACGGTCCGTTCCGTGACGCGGCTGAATCCACACCAAAATTCGGCGACAGGCGCACCTATCAAATGGATTGCAGGAACATATCCGAAGCTATGCGTGAAATGCATGCGGATATTGAAGAAGGCGCCGATATTTTCATTATCAAACCTGCAGGCGCGTATCAAGATATTATCCGCATGGTTTATGACAGCACCAATGTTCCGCTTGCGGCATATCAGGTAAGCGGTGAATATTCCATGATTAAAGCAGCAGGAATCAATGGCTGGATCAATGAAGAAGCTATTATCATGGAATCCCTTATCGGCATGAAAAGAGCGGGGGCGAAGCTGATTATTACATATTTTGCGGAAGAACTCCTTGAAAAAGGACTTGTGAAATAG